Proteins found in one Rhodobacter capsulatus SB 1003 genomic segment:
- the amaB gene encoding L-piperidine-6-carboxylate dehydrogenase, which yields MTLRDETRTLLSRLGVAAAAYQGGAMASFSPVTGEQIGALTPETPGTVAAAIDRAAAAFRSWRLVPAPKRGELVRLWAEELRAAKADLGRLVSIEAGKTLSEGLGEVQEMIDICDFAVGLSRQLYGLTIATERPGHRMMESWHPLGVVGVISAFNFPVAVWAWNTALALVCGDPVIWKPSEKTPLTALAAQAVLTHAITRFGAAPEGLAQLLIGGPEIGAALVESPKVALISATGSTRMGRIVGPKVAARFGRSILELGGNNAGIVCASADLDMTLRAVAFGAMGTAGQRCTTLRRLFVQDSIYEALVSRLMRAYASVSVGNPLETQALVGPLIDRAAFDAMQAALDAARAAGGVVHGGTRVACGPDTAFYVRPALVEMQAQIGPVLEETFAPILYVMRFSTLEAVIEEHNAVAAGLSSSIFTLDLREMELFLSAAGSDCGIANVNIGTSGAEIGGAFGGEKETGGGRESGSDAWKGYMRRATNTINYSRALPLAQGVVFDIA from the coding sequence ATGACCCTGCGCGACGAGACCCGGACCCTGCTTTCCCGCCTTGGCGTCGCCGCCGCCGCGTATCAGGGCGGAGCGATGGCCAGCTTCTCGCCGGTGACGGGCGAGCAGATCGGCGCGCTGACCCCCGAGACGCCCGGCACCGTCGCCGCCGCCATCGACCGCGCCGCCGCCGCCTTTCGCAGCTGGCGGCTGGTGCCCGCGCCGAAACGCGGCGAGCTGGTCCGGCTCTGGGCCGAGGAGCTGCGCGCCGCCAAGGCCGATCTGGGCCGTCTGGTCTCGATCGAGGCGGGCAAGACCCTTTCCGAAGGGCTGGGCGAGGTGCAGGAGATGATCGACATCTGCGATTTCGCGGTGGGGCTTTCGCGCCAGCTTTACGGGCTGACCATCGCGACCGAGCGGCCGGGGCATCGGATGATGGAAAGCTGGCATCCGCTGGGCGTCGTCGGCGTGATTTCGGCCTTCAACTTCCCGGTTGCGGTCTGGGCCTGGAACACCGCGCTGGCGCTGGTCTGCGGCGATCCGGTGATCTGGAAACCGTCCGAAAAGACGCCGCTGACCGCGCTGGCCGCGCAGGCGGTGCTGACCCATGCGATCACCCGTTTCGGCGCCGCGCCCGAGGGGCTGGCGCAGCTCTTGATCGGCGGGCCGGAGATCGGCGCCGCGCTGGTCGAAAGCCCGAAAGTGGCGCTGATTTCCGCCACCGGCTCGACCCGGATGGGGAGGATCGTCGGCCCGAAGGTGGCGGCGCGGTTCGGCCGCTCGATCCTGGAACTGGGGGGCAACAATGCGGGCATCGTCTGTGCCTCGGCCGATCTCGACATGACCCTGCGCGCGGTGGCCTTTGGCGCCATGGGCACGGCCGGGCAGCGCTGCACCACGCTGCGGCGCCTTTTCGTGCAGGACAGCATCTACGAGGCGCTGGTGTCGCGGCTGATGCGGGCCTATGCCTCGGTTTCGGTCGGCAACCCCCTGGAAACGCAGGCGCTTGTCGGCCCGCTTATTGACCGCGCCGCCTTTGACGCGATGCAGGCGGCGCTGGATGCTGCCCGCGCCGCCGGGGGCGTCGTGCATGGCGGCACCCGGGTTGCCTGTGGCCCCGACACGGCCTTTTACGTCCGCCCGGCCTTGGTCGAGATGCAGGCGCAGATCGGCCCGGTGCTGGAGGAAACCTTCGCGCCGATCCTTTATGTGATGCGCTTCTCGACCCTCGAGGCGGTGATCGAGGAGCACAACGCCGTCGCGGCGGGGCTGTCCTCGTCGATCTTCACGCTGGATCTGCGCGAAATGGAGCTGTTCCTTTCGGCGGCCGGGTCGGATTGCGGCATTGCGAATGTCAACATCGGCACCTCCGGCGCCGAGATCGGCGGCGCCTTTGGCGGCGAAAAGGAGACCGGCGGCGGGCGCGAAAGCGGCTCGGACGCCTGGAAGGGCTACATGCGCCGCGCCACCAACACCATCAACTATTCCCGCGCGCTGCCCCTGGCGCAGGGCGTGGTTTTCGACATCGCATGA
- a CDS encoding NAD(P)/FAD-dependent oxidoreductase: MRNDPRSHGLWEVSAPPAPATAPLSGPAEAEVVVIGAGFTGLSAALHLAEAGRSVIVLEAEQIGFGASGRNVGLVNAGMWVMPEAMPRALGPVWGPRLLEFLGAAPAEVFALVRRHAIDCEAVAHGTLHCAVGAAGLAEITERARQWAARGAPVEVLDAVETARRLGGGRYAGALLDRRAGTIQPLAYVRGLARAALAAGARICTESPAASARPQGAGWCVTTPEGRVQAAALIVATDAYTGALFSGLRREQVGLPYFNMATPPLPAAICAGLLPGGEGCWDTRAVLSSFRRDAAGRLVFGSVGRLGRAEAAIHRAWALRAMHRIFPQLRGIGFEREWSGRIGMTADALPRLHVLGKNAVAMAGYNGRGIAPGTVFGKALAEHVLGLRPLEAMPLPVSPITPASLRLAQEAGYSLGAAAAHLLACRI, from the coding sequence ATGCGCAACGATCCCCGCTCGCATGGTCTTTGGGAGGTCTCGGCGCCGCCCGCGCCTGCGACGGCGCCGCTGTCCGGTCCGGCCGAGGCCGAGGTGGTGGTGATCGGCGCGGGCTTCACCGGGCTGTCGGCGGCGCTGCATCTGGCCGAGGCGGGCAGATCGGTGATCGTGCTGGAAGCGGAGCAGATCGGCTTTGGCGCCTCGGGGCGCAATGTCGGGCTGGTCAATGCGGGCATGTGGGTGATGCCCGAGGCGATGCCGCGGGCGCTGGGTCCGGTCTGGGGGCCGCGGCTGCTGGAGTTTCTGGGCGCGGCCCCGGCCGAGGTTTTCGCGCTGGTGCGCCGTCACGCGATCGACTGCGAGGCGGTCGCGCATGGCACGCTGCATTGCGCCGTCGGTGCCGCGGGGCTGGCCGAGATCACCGAACGCGCCCGGCAATGGGCGGCGCGGGGCGCCCCGGTCGAGGTGCTGGACGCGGTCGAAACGGCGCGGCGGCTGGGCGGCGGGCGCTATGCGGGGGCGCTGCTGGACCGGCGCGCGGGCACGATCCAGCCGCTGGCCTATGTGCGCGGGCTGGCACGGGCGGCGCTGGCGGCGGGGGCGCGGATCTGCACCGAAAGCCCGGCGGCAAGCGCCAGGCCGCAGGGCGCGGGCTGGTGCGTCACCACGCCCGAGGGCCGGGTGCAGGCGGCGGCGCTGATCGTCGCCACCGACGCCTATACCGGCGCGCTGTTTTCCGGGCTGCGCCGCGAGCAGGTGGGCTTGCCCTATTTCAACATGGCGACGCCGCCCTTGCCCGCGGCGATCTGCGCCGGGCTGCTGCCGGGGGGCGAGGGGTGCTGGGACACGCGCGCGGTGCTCTCGTCCTTTCGCAGGGATGCGGCGGGGCGGCTGGTTTTCGGCTCGGTCGGGCGGCTGGGCCGGGCCGAGGCCGCCATCCACCGCGCCTGGGCGCTGCGCGCAATGCACCGGATCTTTCCGCAACTCCGCGGCATCGGCTTTGAACGCGAATGGTCCGGCCGGATCGGCATGACCGCCGACGCCCTGCCGCGCCTGCATGTGCTGGGGAAAAACGCTGTCGCCATGGCGGGTTACAACGGCCGCGGCATCGCCCCCGGCACCGTCTTCGGCAAGGCTTTGGCCGAGCATGTCCTGGGTCTTCGCCCGCTCGAGGCCATGCCCCTGCCGGTCAGCCCGATCACCCCGGCGTCCTTGCGCCTGGCGCAAGAGGCCGGATACAGCCTTGGCGCGGCGGCGGCGCATCTGCTGGCCTGCCGGATCTGA
- a CDS encoding FMN-binding glutamate synthase family protein, protein MPKLRLNIRYLPFLALLLLTGISGLVLIFVPQLWVLAIFGIAAGLSLVGLYDLRQSRHAILRNYPVIGHLRYMIESVGPEFRQYFFESDRDEVPFSRQTRVLVYQRAKGVEDKRPFGTVESVYASGFNWLTHSIVPKTIKDTNFRVRVGGPDCRQPYDASVYNISAMSFGALSANAISALNRGAKLGGFAHDTGEGGISRYHRAGGGDLVYQVASGYFGCRNDDGSFSPGKFAAQARDPQIKMIEIKLSQGAKPGHGGMLPASKISPEIAEARGIPMGRDCVSPAAHSAFSTPLEFMAFIALLRDLSGGKPVGFKLCIGHRREFMCLVKAMLETGITPDFIVVDGKEGGTGAAPLEFVNRVGMPMLEGLHFVHNLLRGAGLRDRIRIGAAGKIVSAYDIARAMALGADWCNSARGYMFAIGCIQAQSCHTNRCPAGIATQDPRRMKALDVEDKTQRVARFHRNTLKALGELVGAAGLSHPSEFLPYHFMFREKDNAFQDGNEVFEDLPEGFLLTGSTHPDLQAWLDRWNRASAETFEPLRMPKSRFAS, encoded by the coding sequence ATGCCCAAGCTGCGCCTCAACATCCGTTACCTCCCCTTTCTTGCGCTCCTGTTGCTGACCGGGATCTCCGGCCTTGTGCTGATCTTCGTGCCGCAGCTTTGGGTGCTGGCGATCTTCGGGATCGCCGCCGGGCTGAGCCTGGTCGGCCTTTACGACCTGCGCCAGAGCCGCCATGCGATCTTGCGCAACTATCCGGTGATCGGCCATCTGCGCTACATGATCGAAAGCGTCGGCCCCGAATTCCGGCAGTATTTCTTTGAATCCGACCGCGACGAGGTGCCCTTCAGCCGGCAGACCCGCGTTCTTGTCTATCAGCGCGCCAAGGGGGTCGAGGACAAGCGCCCCTTCGGCACGGTCGAATCCGTCTATGCCTCGGGGTTCAACTGGCTGACGCATTCGATCGTGCCAAAGACGATCAAGGACACGAATTTCCGCGTCCGCGTCGGCGGGCCGGACTGCCGCCAGCCCTATGACGCCTCGGTCTACAACATCTCGGCGATGAGCTTCGGGGCGCTCTCGGCCAATGCGATCTCGGCGCTGAACCGCGGCGCGAAACTGGGCGGCTTTGCCCATGACACCGGCGAGGGCGGCATCAGCCGCTACCACCGCGCGGGCGGCGGCGATCTGGTCTATCAGGTGGCTTCGGGCTATTTCGGCTGCCGCAACGACGACGGCAGCTTCTCGCCCGGGAAATTCGCGGCGCAAGCCCGCGACCCGCAGATCAAGATGATCGAGATCAAGCTGAGCCAGGGCGCCAAGCCCGGCCATGGCGGGATGCTGCCCGCCTCGAAGATCTCGCCCGAGATCGCCGAGGCGCGGGGCATTCCGATGGGGCGCGACTGCGTCTCGCCCGCGGCGCATTCGGCGTTTTCGACGCCCTTGGAATTCATGGCCTTCATCGCGCTGCTGCGCGACTTGTCGGGGGGCAAGCCGGTGGGGTTCAAGCTCTGCATCGGGCATCGGCGCGAATTCATGTGCCTGGTCAAGGCGATGCTGGAAACCGGCATCACCCCCGATTTCATCGTCGTCGATGGCAAGGAGGGCGGCACCGGGGCGGCGCCTTTGGAATTCGTCAACCGCGTCGGCATGCCGATGCTGGAAGGGCTGCATTTCGTCCACAACCTCTTGCGTGGGGCCGGGCTGCGGGACCGCATCCGCATCGGCGCGGCGGGCAAGATCGTTTCCGCCTATGACATCGCGCGGGCGATGGCGCTGGGGGCGGACTGGTGCAATTCGGCGCGCGGCTACATGTTCGCGATCGGCTGCATTCAGGCGCAGTCCTGCCACACCAACCGCTGCCCGGCGGGGATCGCGACGCAGGATCCGCGGCGGATGAAGGCGCTTGATGTCGAAGACAAGACCCAGCGCGTCGCGCGGTTTCACCGCAACACGCTCAAGGCGCTGGGGGAACTGGTGGGCGCCGCCGGGCTGTCGCATCCCTCCGAATTCCTGCCCTATCACTTCATGTTCCGCGAAAAGGACAATGCCTTTCAGGACGGCAACGAGGTCTTCGAGGATCTGCCCGAGGGCTTTTTGCTGACCGGCTCGACCCACCCCGATCTGCAGGCCTGGCTGGACCGCTGGAACCGCGCCTCGGCCGAGACCTTCGAGCCGCTGCGGATGCCGAAAAGCCGGTTCGCCTCCTGA
- a CDS encoding vitamin B12-dependent ribonucleotide reductase, whose protein sequence is MKIERKFTTVEGGAYGAMTFTTTTSEIRNPDGKVVFRNEAVEVPEGFSQVASDVIAQKYFRKAGVPAALKRVKEKGVPEFLWRSVPDTAALENLPEDQRFVGETSAKQVFDRMAGAWAYWGWKGGYFTTEDDARAYYDELRHMLAAQMAAPNSPQWFNTGLHWAYGIDGPSQGHYYVDYATGVLTKSASAYEHPQPHACFIQSVRDDLVGEGGIMDLWVREARLFKYGSGTGTNFSSLRAEGERLSGGGKSSGLMGFLKIGDRAAGAIKSGGTTRRAAKMVICDMDHPDIEEFINWKVIEEQKVASLVAGSKMHERELNKIFEAIRAFDGSDEGRTDPAVNVALKAAIRSAKKAMIPETYINRVLQYARQGFSSIEFPTYDTDWDSDAYISVSGQNSNNSVRVTDAFLKAVKDDANWELLRRTDGSVAKVVKARDLWDQVGHAAWACADPGIQFHDTVNAWHTCPEDGPIRGSNPCSEYMFLDDTACNLASLNLLTFYTGGEFDAEAYVHATRLWTMTLEISVLMAQFPSKEIAQRSYDFRTLGLGYANIGGLLMTMGLGYDSDEGRALCGALSAIMTGISYATSAEMAAELGPFPGYAKNRAHMLRVIRNHRTAAHGKSKGYEGLEVPPVPLDLANCPDDRLLRLARMAWDEALRLGEEHGFRNAQVSVIAPTGTIGLVMDCDTTGIEPDFALVKFKKLAGGGYFKIINRSVPAALETLGYGSAQIAEIIAYAVGHGSLGNCPGINPTALIGHGFGPREIEKIEAALPSAFDIRFVFNQWTLGEEFCTKTLGIPAEKLADPTFDLLRHLGFSKAQIDAANDHVCGTMTLEGAPFLRPEHYVVFDCANTCGKRGKRYLSVESHIRMMAAAQSFISGAISKTINMANTATIEDVKAAYELSWSLGIKANALYRDGSKLSQPLASALVEDDEEAEEILATGSQQEKAAVLAEKIVEKIVVKEIVRSHREKLPDRRKGYTQKAVVGGHKVYLRTGEYADGSLGEIFIDMHKEGAGFRAMMNNFAIAVSVGLQYGVPLEEFVDAFTFTKFEPAGMVQGNDSIKNATSILDYVFRELAVSYLDRTDLAHIKPQGTMFDDLGGGQNEGKRNVEPVSESAASKSLEVLRQISSTGYLRKRLPQELVVLRGGAGTQLDPMAALNTLVPETALAVGAGVSTALSSGVVALDARAKAKMQGYEGEACGECGNYTLVRNGTCMKCNTCGATSGCS, encoded by the coding sequence ATGAAGATCGAGCGCAAGTTCACCACGGTCGAGGGCGGCGCCTACGGGGCGATGACCTTCACCACCACCACCTCGGAAATCCGCAATCCCGATGGCAAGGTGGTGTTCCGCAACGAGGCCGTCGAAGTCCCCGAGGGCTTCAGCCAGGTGGCCTCGGATGTGATCGCGCAGAAATACTTCCGCAAGGCGGGCGTTCCGGCGGCGCTGAAACGCGTCAAGGAAAAGGGCGTGCCCGAATTCCTGTGGCGCTCCGTTCCCGACACTGCCGCGCTGGAAAACCTGCCCGAAGATCAGCGCTTTGTCGGCGAAACCTCGGCCAAGCAGGTGTTCGACCGGATGGCCGGGGCCTGGGCCTATTGGGGCTGGAAGGGCGGCTATTTCACCACCGAAGACGACGCCCGCGCCTATTATGACGAGCTGCGCCACATGCTGGCCGCGCAGATGGCCGCGCCCAACAGCCCGCAATGGTTCAACACCGGCCTGCACTGGGCCTATGGCATCGACGGCCCGTCGCAGGGGCATTACTATGTCGATTACGCCACCGGCGTGCTGACGAAATCCGCCTCGGCCTATGAACATCCGCAGCCGCATGCCTGTTTCATCCAGTCCGTCCGCGACGATCTGGTGGGCGAGGGCGGCATCATGGACCTCTGGGTCCGGGAAGCGCGTCTGTTCAAATACGGCTCGGGCACCGGCACCAACTTTTCCAGCCTGCGCGCCGAGGGCGAGCGGCTGTCGGGCGGCGGCAAGTCCTCGGGCCTGATGGGGTTCCTGAAGATCGGCGACCGCGCCGCGGGGGCGATCAAATCGGGCGGCACCACGCGGCGCGCCGCGAAGATGGTGATCTGCGACATGGATCACCCCGATATCGAGGAATTCATCAACTGGAAGGTCATCGAAGAACAGAAGGTCGCCTCGCTGGTGGCCGGTTCCAAGATGCACGAGCGCGAGCTGAACAAGATCTTCGAGGCGATCCGCGCCTTTGACGGCTCCGACGAAGGCCGCACCGATCCGGCCGTGAACGTGGCCCTGAAAGCCGCGATCCGGTCCGCGAAAAAGGCGATGATCCCGGAAACCTACATCAACCGCGTGCTGCAATATGCGCGGCAGGGGTTCAGCTCGATCGAATTCCCGACCTATGACACCGATTGGGATTCGGATGCCTATATCTCGGTCTCGGGGCAGAATTCGAACAACTCGGTGCGCGTCACCGATGCTTTCCTCAAGGCGGTCAAGGACGACGCCAATTGGGAACTTTTGCGCCGCACCGATGGCTCGGTGGCCAAGGTCGTCAAGGCGCGCGATCTGTGGGATCAGGTCGGCCATGCCGCCTGGGCCTGCGCCGATCCCGGCATCCAGTTCCATGACACGGTGAACGCCTGGCACACCTGCCCCGAGGACGGGCCGATCCGGGGCTCGAACCCGTGCTCGGAATACATGTTCCTGGATGACACGGCCTGCAACCTTGCCTCGCTCAACCTGCTGACCTTCTACACGGGGGGCGAATTCGACGCCGAGGCCTATGTCCATGCCACCCGGCTCTGGACGATGACGCTGGAAATCTCGGTTCTGATGGCGCAATTCCCGTCGAAGGAAATCGCGCAGCGCAGCTATGATTTCCGCACCCTGGGGCTGGGCTATGCCAATATCGGCGGCCTTCTGATGACCATGGGCCTGGGCTATGACAGCGACGAGGGCCGCGCACTTTGCGGCGCGCTGAGTGCGATCATGACCGGGATCAGCTATGCCACCTCGGCCGAGATGGCGGCGGAACTGGGGCCGTTCCCGGGCTATGCGAAGAACCGCGCGCACATGCTGCGGGTGATCCGCAACCACCGCACCGCGGCGCATGGCAAGTCGAAGGGCTACGAGGGGCTGGAGGTGCCGCCGGTGCCGCTCGATCTGGCCAATTGCCCCGATGACCGGCTGCTGCGTCTGGCGCGCATGGCCTGGGACGAGGCGCTGCGTCTGGGCGAGGAACACGGCTTCCGCAACGCGCAGGTCTCGGTGATCGCGCCCACGGGTACCATCGGTCTGGTGATGGATTGCGACACGACCGGGATCGAGCCCGATTTCGCGCTGGTGAAGTTCAAGAAACTGGCGGGCGGCGGCTATTTCAAGATCATCAACCGCTCGGTGCCCGCGGCTTTGGAAACGCTGGGTTACGGCTCGGCGCAGATCGCGGAAATCATCGCCTATGCGGTGGGCCACGGGTCCCTGGGCAATTGCCCCGGCATCAATCCCACGGCGCTGATCGGCCATGGTTTCGGCCCGCGCGAGATCGAAAAGATCGAAGCCGCGCTGCCCTCGGCCTTCGACATCCGTTTCGTCTTCAACCAATGGACGCTGGGCGAGGAGTTCTGCACCAAGACGCTGGGCATCCCGGCCGAGAAACTGGCCGATCCGACCTTTGACCTTTTGCGCCATCTGGGCTTCAGCAAGGCGCAGATCGATGCGGCGAACGATCATGTCTGCGGGACGATGACGCTGGAAGGCGCCCCCTTTCTGCGCCCCGAGCATTACGTCGTCTTCGACTGCGCCAACACCTGCGGCAAGCGCGGCAAGCGCTATCTGTCGGTCGAAAGCCACATCCGCATGATGGCGGCGGCGCAATCGTTCATCTCGGGCGCGATCTCGAAGACGATCAACATGGCCAATACCGCCACGATCGAGGATGTGAAGGCGGCCTACGAACTGTCCTGGTCGCTGGGCATCAAGGCCAATGCGCTTTATCGCGACGGCTCGAAGCTTTCGCAACCGCTCGCCTCGGCCCTGGTCGAGGATGACGAGGAGGCCGAGGAAATCCTCGCCACCGGCAGCCAACAGGAAAAGGCCGCCGTTCTGGCCGAAAAGATCGTCGAAAAGATCGTGGTCAAGGAGATCGTGCGCTCGCACCGCGAGAAGCTGCCCGATCGCCGCAAGGGCTATACGCAAAAGGCCGTCGTGGGGGGCCACAAGGTCTATCTGCGCACCGGCGAATATGCCGATGGCTCCTTGGGCGAGATCTTCATCGACATGCACAAGGAAGGCGCGGGCTTCCGCGCGATGATGAACAATTTCGCCATCGCCGTGTCCGTGGGCCTGCAATATGGCGTGCCGCTGGAGGAATTCGTCGACGCCTTCACCTTCACCAAATTCGAGCCCGCGGGCATGGTGCAGGGCAATGACAGCATCAAGAACGCCACCTCGATCCTCGATTACGTCTTCCGCGAACTGGCGGTGAGCTATCTCGACCGCACCGATCTGGCGCATATCAAGCCGCAGGGCACGATGTTCGACGATCTGGGCGGCGGGCAGAACGAGGGCAAGCGCAATGTCGAGCCGGTGAGCGAGTCGGCGGCGTCTAAATCGCTTGAAGTGCTGCGGCAGATTTCCTCGACCGGCTATCTGCGCAAGCGTCTGCCGCAGGAGCTGGTGGTGCTGCGCGGCGGTGCGGGGACGCAGCTTGATCCGATGGCGGCGCTGAACACGCTGGTGCCCGAAACCGCGCTGGCGGTGGGGGCGGGGGTCTCGACCGCGCTTTCGTCGGGCGTGGTGGCGCTTGACGCCCGCGCCAAGGCGAAGATGCAGGGCTACGAGGGCGAGGCCTGCGGCGAATGCGGCAACTACACGCTGGTGCGCAACGGCACCTGCATGAAGTGCAACACCTGCGGCGCCACCAGCGGCTGCAGCTGA
- a CDS encoding polysaccharide pyruvyl transferase family protein, with the protein MKIAAITIRRKPVPGSPIRTNTGNYMFTEAAYRNIAGDISWIGFNFDPDKINAEYDHVIMPAANWIDRGEALDGLVRLLKRIELPITCIGLGAQAASAGTDPASLTLSQGAIDLTKILTERCKHISVRGEFTRKVLAHLGCHNTVVTGCPSLYMDLPKDVDAPPSKDLILQGTRYVMSPQYLRKPSLDRTIFSIAGKASMDIIFQSERLEISLFDGSMGDDWAGDATKAGLPELYGKSTAAELEAYLRAHGKVFTSIDDWSGFLKSRAGVIGTRLHGAILALNSGVRAALLPHDSRTHELIDFAKIPTGTPDLLLDAHRNTVRLPDDIDAQVGAFVERREENRVVYAQLLEANGLTYRRSLPDR; encoded by the coding sequence ATGAAAATTGCTGCGATCACCATTCGGCGAAAGCCTGTGCCCGGCTCTCCGATCCGGACCAATACCGGAAATTACATGTTCACCGAGGCGGCCTACCGCAATATCGCCGGGGACATCTCCTGGATCGGTTTCAATTTCGACCCCGACAAGATCAACGCGGAATACGATCATGTCATCATGCCCGCGGCGAACTGGATCGACCGCGGCGAGGCGCTGGACGGGCTCGTCCGCCTGCTGAAAAGGATCGAGCTTCCGATCACCTGCATCGGGCTTGGCGCGCAGGCCGCCTCGGCGGGGACGGATCCCGCCAGCCTCACGCTGTCGCAAGGCGCCATCGATCTGACGAAAATCCTGACCGAGCGCTGCAAGCATATCTCGGTGCGCGGCGAATTCACCCGCAAGGTGCTGGCGCATCTGGGCTGCCACAATACCGTGGTGACCGGCTGTCCCTCGCTTTACATGGACCTGCCGAAAGACGTCGATGCCCCCCCCAGCAAGGATCTGATCCTGCAGGGAACGCGCTATGTGATGTCGCCGCAATATCTGCGCAAGCCGTCTCTGGACCGGACGATCTTCTCGATTGCCGGCAAGGCCTCGATGGACATCATCTTCCAGTCCGAACGGCTGGAAATCAGCCTGTTCGATGGCAGCATGGGCGACGACTGGGCGGGCGATGCCACGAAAGCCGGATTGCCCGAGCTTTATGGCAAATCCACCGCGGCGGAGCTTGAGGCCTATCTGCGCGCCCATGGCAAGGTCTTCACCTCGATCGACGACTGGTCGGGGTTCCTGAAATCGCGCGCGGGGGTGATCGGGACGCGGCTGCACGGCGCGATCCTGGCGCTGAACTCGGGGGTGCGGGCGGCCTTGCTGCCGCATGACTCGCGCACCCACGAACTGATCGATTTCGCGAAGATCCCGACCGGCACTCCGGATCTGCTGCTCGACGCGCATCGCAACACGGTCAGGCTGCCGGACGATATCGACGCGCAGGTCGGCGCCTTTGTCGAGCGGCGCGAAGAGAACAGGGTCGTCTATGCGCAGCTGCTGGAAGCGAACGGGCTGACCTACCGGCGCAGCCTTCCGGATCGCTGA
- a CDS encoding LysR family transcriptional regulator: protein MKTPRRFLPSLSLLQAFETAARTQSITAAAAELSLTQSAVSRQIRALEAQLGTELFHRERQTIRLTQGGAAYARDIRAALQKISTASLTLRANPGGGTLTLAILPTFGTRWLAPRLPDFLAAHPGITLNLVTRLTQFDFATEAVDAAIHFGVPDWPGAECTWLRGEHVVPACSPDLAARHGFATLQELRAAPLLHLTSRPDAWEKFFDRAGMAPQQLHGMLFDQFATVAQAAMVGLGVALLPEFLIEDEIASGRLVVPLAARMRSDEAYYLCAPRGRGPHPPLAAFRDWLCAVAQAAETAEAARRAG from the coding sequence ATGAAGACCCCGCGCCGTTTTCTGCCCTCGCTCTCGCTGTTGCAGGCCTTCGAGACCGCCGCGCGCACGCAAAGCATCACCGCGGCGGCGGCGGAGCTGTCGCTGACGCAAAGCGCGGTGTCGCGGCAGATCCGGGCGCTGGAGGCGCAGCTGGGCACCGAGCTTTTCCACCGCGAAAGGCAGACGATCCGGCTGACCCAGGGCGGCGCGGCCTATGCGCGCGACATCCGGGCGGCGCTGCAAAAGATCTCCACCGCCTCGCTGACGCTGCGGGCCAATCCGGGCGGGGGCACGCTGACGCTGGCGATCCTGCCCACCTTCGGAACGCGCTGGCTGGCGCCGCGGCTGCCCGATTTCCTGGCCGCCCATCCGGGGATCACGCTGAACCTGGTGACCCGGCTGACGCAGTTCGATTTCGCCACCGAGGCGGTCGATGCCGCGATCCATTTCGGCGTGCCGGACTGGCCGGGGGCGGAGTGCACCTGGCTGCGCGGCGAACATGTGGTGCCCGCCTGTTCGCCCGATCTGGCGGCGCGGCACGGCTTTGCGACGCTGCAAGAGCTGCGCGCGGCGCCGCTTCTGCATCTGACCTCGCGGCCGGATGCCTGGGAAAAGTTCTTCGACCGCGCGGGGATGGCGCCGCAGCAGCTGCACGGGATGCTGTTCGACCAGTTCGCCACCGTGGCGCAGGCGGCGATGGTGGGGCTGGGCGTCGCGCTTTTGCCCGAGTTCCTGATCGAGGACGAGATCGCCTCGGGGCGGCTTGTGGTGCCGCTCGCGGCGCGGATGCGCTCGGACGAGGCCTATTATCTGTGCGCCCCGCGCGGGCGGGGGCCGCATCCGCCGCTGGCGGCGTTCCGCGACTGGCTGTGCGCCGTCGCGCAGGCGGCCGAGACGGCCGAAGCCGCCCGGCGCGCGGGTTGA